In a genomic window of Polycladomyces abyssicola:
- a CDS encoding sugar phosphate isomerase/epimerase family protein → MPQIGLQLYTLRREMGQDMATVLHTIARMGYRGVEFAGFYGKCAEEIRQLLQETGLHPIASHVGLQELKTSLPDVISFHQTIECDTLICPWVEPGRFTQMDEVQALVRDLIDIARVCRVHGLRFGYHHHDFELEQRVQGRPVGGRGEG, encoded by the coding sequence ATGCCTCAAATCGGACTTCAACTGTACACCTTGCGGCGGGAAATGGGACAGGATATGGCGACCGTGCTGCACACCATTGCCCGGATGGGTTACCGCGGGGTGGAATTTGCCGGATTTTACGGAAAATGCGCAGAGGAGATCCGGCAGTTGCTGCAGGAGACCGGATTGCATCCGATCGCCAGTCATGTGGGATTGCAGGAGCTGAAAACATCTCTCCCGGACGTGATTTCCTTTCATCAGACCATCGAATGCGACACGCTGATTTGCCCGTGGGTGGAGCCGGGGCGGTTCACCCAAATGGATGAGGTGCAAGCGTTGGTTCGCGATCTGATTGACATTGCCCGTGTATGTCGGGTGCACGGTTTGCGGTTTGGTTATCATCACCACGACTTTGAACTGGAACAGCGGGTGCAAGGCAGACCGGTCGGAGGCAGGGGTGAAGGTTGA
- a CDS encoding Myb-like DNA-binding domain-containing protein → MSRSWSEEEDRMLIHWVTLCQKVGLTRKKVFEKAAEKIGKTPNACYERWKQIQSTHQEMSWISSKKIRNQWEREQKQLKERIDKLEKVIESQQKQYETLLKENHKLKGDMKFFEIMLLEEYQLLLELLGKRNHARIHGF, encoded by the coding sequence TTGTCCCGCTCGTGGAGTGAAGAAGAGGACCGAATGTTAATCCATTGGGTGACTTTGTGTCAAAAGGTGGGATTGACCAGAAAAAAGGTCTTTGAAAAAGCTGCCGAAAAAATCGGGAAAACGCCGAACGCTTGTTATGAACGATGGAAGCAGATTCAAAGCACCCACCAGGAGATGTCATGGATCTCGTCAAAAAAAATTCGAAACCAATGGGAACGGGAGCAAAAGCAACTGAAAGAACGGATCGATAAGTTGGAAAAAGTGATCGAATCCCAACAGAAACAATACGAAACATTGTTAAAAGAAAATCACAAGCTAAAAGGGGACATGAAGTTTTTCGAGATAATGCTGCTGGAGGAATACCAATTGTTGCTGGAGTTGTTGGGCAAACGAAATCATGCGCGCATTCATGGTTTTTGA
- a CDS encoding VOC family protein, with protein MIEKLTHVTVVVDDYDRALTWYTEKLGFEVQDNAEYGPGYRWVTIRPREQQDVVIVLHQPHETETALQTGNVSHWVFSTRDCRKTVEELRGRGVKIVREPEEVPWGVQAIFEDLYGNHFVLVQPAEGI; from the coding sequence TTGATCGAGAAACTAACGCATGTCACCGTGGTGGTGGATGATTATGACCGAGCCCTGACCTGGTACACGGAAAAATTGGGATTCGAGGTACAGGACAATGCCGAATACGGTCCCGGTTACCGCTGGGTGACGATCCGTCCCCGGGAGCAGCAGGATGTCGTGATTGTGCTTCATCAACCCCATGAAACGGAAACGGCGCTGCAAACAGGTAATGTGTCCCACTGGGTGTTCAGCACCCGCGACTGTCGAAAAACGGTGGAGGAACTTCGCGGCCGAGGCGTGAAGATCGTGCGTGAGCCGGAGGAAGTGCCGTGGGGTGTACAAGCCATCTTTGAAGACTTATACGGCAACCACTTCGTGCTGGTCCAACCTGCTGAAGGGATATAG
- a CDS encoding DUF309 domain-containing protein — MKQSTMGFHPLYLTFFSHYYAEEYWEAHEVLEELWQTQRHNDFYHGLIQVAAVMHQLKRGKIRGARKLARSAIGYLSTFAPEKDGVNVSRVLEWLQQCLSTLPEEPSVLDPQEVEALGLGVCPLPALHQQNRNESKDESDTNA, encoded by the coding sequence GTGAAACAAAGCACCATGGGTTTTCATCCGCTGTATCTTACTTTTTTCTCACACTATTACGCCGAAGAGTATTGGGAGGCGCACGAAGTGCTGGAGGAGCTGTGGCAAACCCAGCGGCACAACGACTTTTATCATGGACTGATTCAAGTGGCTGCGGTGATGCACCAGCTGAAACGGGGAAAAATCCGCGGCGCCCGCAAGCTGGCCCGCTCCGCGATCGGGTATTTGTCGACGTTTGCCCCTGAGAAGGACGGTGTCAATGTGAGCCGTGTGCTGGAGTGGTTGCAGCAGTGTCTGTCTACGCTTCCCGAAGAACCGTCGGTCCTCGACCCTCAGGAAGTGGAGGCGCTGGGTCTGGGTGTCTGTCCCCTGCCCGCCCTTCACCAGCAGAACCGAAATGAATCGAAAGATGAAAGCGACACAAACGCTTAA
- a CDS encoding GNAT family N-acetyltransferase, with amino-acid sequence MKVRLRPSTDADFEFVFALNKTNMRRYVERLRGWDDAAERADMKRKFQPGVDQIIEVDGHPAGVFAVDRREDEWDLRHIELLPIFQNRGIGTTLIRQLLEEAYQQGAAVTLQVLKMNPARRLYERLGFYIVGETEIKYRMKAKEERNMRIALFSDIHGNVTALKAVLREIRERGPFDAVVCAGDIVFLGPSPEEVVDLLRAEGVAMVRGNCDDMVTGQLPIETEAASDPVRMERFRAHLEWNRRRLGEERLDFLRSLPVTLTFDPAPGQALLVCHASPVSTHRPLPRPDLLRTEGEKYYGETEARVIAAGHWHQPSVTLLGDRIVLNVSSVSIPGDGRPIACYTVAEWQDGIWSFEQYRVDYDLAPEIHRIRERNMPQPPWPKLEE; translated from the coding sequence ATGAAGGTGCGATTGCGTCCGTCCACGGACGCAGATTTCGAATTTGTGTTTGCGCTGAACAAAACTAACATGCGTCGGTACGTGGAGCGTTTGCGCGGATGGGATGATGCCGCCGAACGGGCGGACATGAAACGGAAATTCCAACCCGGAGTGGATCAGATCATCGAGGTGGACGGACATCCTGCCGGTGTTTTCGCTGTGGATCGTCGGGAGGATGAGTGGGATCTGCGTCATATCGAGCTGTTGCCCATCTTCCAAAACCGCGGGATCGGCACGACACTGATCCGGCAGTTGCTGGAGGAAGCGTACCAGCAGGGGGCGGCTGTCACACTGCAGGTGCTCAAAATGAACCCCGCCCGACGTTTGTACGAGCGACTGGGGTTTTACATTGTGGGGGAAACGGAGATCAAATATCGGATGAAAGCAAAGGAGGAGAGAAACATGCGAATCGCCCTGTTTTCCGACATTCACGGAAACGTAACGGCCCTGAAGGCGGTGTTACGGGAAATCCGTGAGCGGGGACCGTTTGATGCCGTGGTGTGTGCGGGAGATATCGTCTTTCTGGGTCCTTCCCCGGAGGAAGTAGTGGATCTCTTACGGGCGGAAGGCGTCGCGATGGTGCGCGGCAATTGCGATGATATGGTGACAGGACAACTGCCGATCGAAACGGAAGCCGCTTCCGATCCGGTACGGATGGAACGGTTTCGTGCCCATCTGGAGTGGAATCGAAGACGGTTGGGTGAAGAACGGCTGGACTTCCTCCGCTCGTTGCCGGTGACGCTGACATTTGATCCCGCTCCCGGTCAAGCCTTGTTGGTATGCCACGCTTCCCCGGTATCCACGCACCGACCGTTACCCCGGCCGGATCTGTTGAGAACGGAAGGTGAAAAATATTACGGTGAAACGGAAGCACGCGTCATCGCTGCCGGTCATTGGCATCAGCCTTCCGTAACGTTGTTGGGAGATCGGATCGTGTTGAACGTTTCTTCTGTTTCCATCCCCGGGGACGGACGGCCGATCGCCTGTTACACGGTCGCCGAGTGGCAGGACGGTATATGGAGCTTTGAGCAATATCGGGTTGACTATGACCTTGCACCGGAAATCCACCGGATCCGGGAACGAAACATGCCCCAGCCACCGTGGCCGAAGCTGGAGGAATGA
- a CDS encoding MFS transporter: MKVHLFLPLKVRPFRLLITGQIFSDLGNWLDFIALNAILVFQWKMGPGEMGIFLVVFGLPWIVCGPLLAVWSDRYPRKTIMIGCDIARVLLVLGLYWVDNFYLLLLLVFLKGTCGAMFDPVRQGMIRSTVPADLLKQANALSQTVLTATKVLGPSLGAALLTVTSPQTAFLVEAVGFVLSACSLIFLPKTRSVLSEGKHNPFGWNFERESVTSEHGLFSCSG; the protein is encoded by the coding sequence ATGAAAGTCCATCTGTTCTTGCCACTAAAAGTCCGTCCGTTTCGTCTGTTGATCACCGGTCAAATTTTTTCCGATTTGGGCAATTGGCTGGATTTCATCGCATTAAACGCCATTTTGGTGTTTCAGTGGAAAATGGGTCCGGGTGAAATGGGGATATTTCTCGTCGTCTTCGGGTTGCCGTGGATCGTGTGCGGTCCGCTCCTGGCGGTTTGGAGTGATCGCTATCCGCGCAAGACGATCATGATCGGCTGTGACATCGCCCGGGTGTTGCTCGTATTGGGACTGTATTGGGTGGACAACTTCTACTTGCTCCTGTTGCTTGTCTTTTTGAAGGGTACATGCGGCGCGATGTTCGATCCCGTACGGCAAGGGATGATCCGCAGCACCGTTCCGGCAGATCTGCTGAAACAAGCCAACGCACTCAGTCAGACGGTGCTGACCGCCACCAAAGTGCTCGGCCCCTCACTGGGAGCGGCACTTTTGACGGTGACATCCCCACAAACGGCCTTTTTGGTGGAAGCGGTCGGTTTCGTATTATCCGCTTGTTCCTTGATATTTTTACCGAAAACAAGATCGGTACTATCAGAAGGAAAACACAACCCTTTTGGTTGGAATTTCGAGAGGGAGTCGGTCACATCGGAGCACGGCCTGTTCTCCTGTTCGGGCTGA
- a CDS encoding vWA domain-containing protein, which yields MIQAAQTTKPEQTKPQSKKTEPLKPWQKIKPEDFRAATTPEGMVKEGPGKYAGYDYDAAALQSELAKLPNGLSTDQLYNQLIYYLAENYKPIVDKLDHFDTSFEIRNKTPDDLRVHAPDAKKLNVAILLDASGSMAGKIDGKTKMEQAKEAIGRFASQLPDGTTVSLRVYGHKGTNQAKDKAMSCKSSEVVYPSGAYDATRFQQALGRFRPAGWTPLAKAIRDAQSDLVANNGPNTENIVYIVSDGIETCGGDPVAAAQSLHQSNIHAVVNIIGFDVDNAGQKALQAVADAGGGEFSTAQDQQELEMYLEQQYTQMWLAWTNWGNTNWIDVNNQYNAKWQRLQLIAGFSGSQFANKLQTERQHLESALSFLDRKNKLQDGQYSDLSSKISDRYNALEAYRQQRYDELDQILTEKRDKLQAFIEQKQQEMQKKYE from the coding sequence TTGATACAAGCGGCACAGACAACCAAACCTGAACAGACAAAACCTCAATCCAAAAAAACAGAACCGCTGAAACCTTGGCAAAAAATCAAGCCCGAAGATTTCCGCGCAGCCACAACGCCGGAAGGAATGGTCAAGGAAGGGCCGGGCAAATATGCGGGTTACGACTATGACGCGGCGGCCCTGCAAAGTGAATTGGCCAAATTGCCGAACGGCCTTTCCACCGATCAATTGTACAACCAGCTGATCTATTATTTGGCTGAGAATTACAAACCGATCGTGGACAAGCTGGACCACTTCGACACTTCCTTCGAAATCCGCAACAAAACACCGGATGACTTGCGCGTTCACGCCCCGGACGCCAAAAAGCTGAATGTCGCCATCCTACTGGACGCGAGCGGCAGCATGGCCGGGAAAATCGACGGGAAAACCAAAATGGAACAGGCCAAAGAGGCGATCGGGCGGTTTGCCTCCCAACTTCCGGACGGGACCACCGTTTCCCTGCGGGTCTATGGCCACAAAGGGACCAACCAAGCCAAGGACAAAGCGATGTCCTGCAAGAGCAGCGAAGTGGTGTATCCCTCCGGTGCCTATGATGCCACCCGATTCCAACAAGCGCTGGGACGTTTCCGTCCGGCGGGATGGACACCGCTCGCCAAGGCCATCCGTGATGCCCAATCGGACTTGGTCGCAAACAACGGCCCCAACACGGAGAATATCGTCTACATCGTCAGCGACGGCATCGAAACCTGTGGCGGCGATCCGGTGGCTGCGGCACAGTCTTTGCATCAATCCAACATCCATGCAGTGGTCAACATTATCGGATTTGATGTGGACAATGCCGGGCAAAAAGCGTTGCAGGCGGTGGCCGACGCCGGTGGCGGGGAATTTTCGACAGCCCAGGATCAACAGGAGCTGGAGATGTATCTGGAACAGCAATACACCCAAATGTGGTTGGCCTGGACCAACTGGGGCAACACCAACTGGATTGATGTCAACAATCAATACAATGCCAAATGGCAACGGCTGCAGTTGATTGCCGGTTTTTCCGGCAGTCAGTTCGCCAACAAACTGCAGACAGAGCGACAGCATCTTGAAAGCGCACTGTCATTTCTGGATCGCAAAAACAAACTGCAGGACGGTCAGTATTCCGACCTGAGCAGCAAAATCAGCGATCGATACAATGCGTTGGAAGCCTACCGACAACAGCGGTATGATGAGCTGGACCAAATCTTGACCGAGAAAAGAGACAAGCTGCAGGCATTTATCGAACAGAAACAGCAGGAGATGCAAAAGAAATACGAATGA
- a CDS encoding tetratricopeptide repeat protein: protein MSSLDYRRSRARLLRRIASDPQASHYLELAWLEYRKRHYEAAKETVEKALQQMPQSAEAHLLLAMIFERLEKMEEAGEMYRKLLREHPDFSPAYREYARYLLATEGTMQAAESHLLRGLELNPRDGLGHALLAEVYAGTGRRRQALLHLEIANWYHEGDTLLHQRCAKVLMQVGEFHQAVEHLRLAVEADPRNKEIRSLFRVVKRSQEKKRAFLFPVFPFFRKRLRS from the coding sequence TTGAGTTCCCTTGATTACCGTCGTTCCCGCGCGCGTTTGTTGCGTCGCATCGCATCGGATCCGCAAGCCTCTCACTATCTGGAATTGGCTTGGTTGGAATATCGGAAGCGCCACTATGAAGCGGCGAAAGAGACGGTGGAAAAAGCGCTTCAACAGATGCCGCAATCAGCCGAAGCACATTTGCTTCTCGCCATGATTTTTGAACGGTTGGAGAAAATGGAAGAAGCCGGAGAGATGTACCGCAAACTCCTGCGGGAACATCCCGATTTCAGCCCCGCTTACCGCGAGTACGCCCGGTATCTGCTCGCAACGGAAGGTACGATGCAAGCTGCCGAATCGCATTTGTTACGCGGTTTGGAGTTGAATCCGCGAGACGGCCTGGGACACGCCCTGTTGGCGGAGGTGTATGCCGGGACAGGTCGGCGGCGGCAGGCATTGTTGCATTTGGAAATTGCCAACTGGTATCACGAAGGGGACACGCTTTTGCACCAGCGTTGTGCCAAAGTGTTGATGCAAGTGGGGGAATTTCATCAAGCCGTAGAACACCTTCGGTTGGCAGTCGAAGCCGACCCGAGAAACAAAGAGATCCGTTCCCTGTTTCGCGTTGTGAAACGTTCGCAGGAAAAGAAACGTGCATTTTTGTTCCCGGTGTTCCCGTTCTTTCGTAAAAGGCTTCGCTCTTAG
- a CDS encoding MFS transporter, which produces MEFREGVGHIGARPVLLFGLICSSIAMWMIFLIEGLGSVWTRLMGMPSTAYGTLVAVVGCGNVIGSIVVGAWRKAPHPLGLILGSHVVFGLLTMINGLGSLGWMPRDLVLYACVWGIVGFANPFSTVSFSTLLQTETPEHLMGRVSSVVTAVQNAAILIAPMVGAWLAEWIGVSQVFIVSGAGLILYAMIMSIRLPRLLRSAKSVPADRQHSFPF; this is translated from the coding sequence TTGGAATTTCGAGAGGGAGTCGGTCACATCGGAGCACGGCCTGTTCTCCTGTTCGGGCTGATTTGTTCCTCCATCGCCATGTGGATGATCTTTTTGATCGAGGGCTTGGGTTCCGTTTGGACCCGCTTGATGGGAATGCCTTCCACCGCCTACGGTACGCTGGTGGCCGTGGTCGGTTGCGGCAACGTGATCGGTTCGATCGTGGTGGGAGCATGGCGAAAAGCCCCGCACCCGTTGGGATTGATCCTGGGTTCCCATGTGGTGTTCGGGCTGTTGACAATGATCAACGGACTGGGAAGTTTGGGATGGATGCCGCGGGATTTGGTTCTGTATGCCTGTGTGTGGGGCATCGTCGGTTTTGCTAACCCATTTTCCACGGTTTCCTTCAGTACCCTGTTGCAGACCGAAACCCCGGAACACTTGATGGGACGGGTGAGCAGTGTTGTCACCGCCGTACAAAACGCCGCCATCCTGATCGCCCCGATGGTCGGCGCTTGGCTGGCCGAGTGGATCGGAGTGAGCCAGGTGTTTATCGTCTCCGGTGCCGGATTGATCCTTTACGCTATGATCATGAGCATCCGCCTGCCCCGGTTGTTGCGCTCGGCGAAGTCGGTTCCCGCCGATCGGCAGCATTCGTTTCCGTTTTGA
- a CDS encoding CoA-binding protein, translating into MHQNPSDAERREILSSARNIAVVGLSDNPERTSYMIAKAMQDAGYRIFPVNPNLSGPVLGEKPYASLLEINEPIDIVDVFRRSEHVMPVAEEAVKAGAKVLWLQQGVVNEEAADYAKKHGMTVVMDRCIKVDHALLVR; encoded by the coding sequence ATGCATCAAAACCCGAGTGATGCCGAGCGGCGCGAAATTTTGTCATCGGCCCGAAACATCGCCGTCGTCGGATTGTCCGACAACCCGGAGCGAACCAGCTATATGATCGCCAAAGCCATGCAGGATGCCGGTTATCGGATTTTTCCCGTCAATCCCAATCTGTCCGGTCCGGTGTTGGGAGAAAAGCCGTATGCTTCGCTGTTGGAGATCAACGAACCGATCGATATCGTCGATGTGTTCCGCCGCAGTGAGCATGTGATGCCGGTTGCCGAGGAAGCGGTGAAAGCGGGGGCTAAAGTGCTGTGGTTGCAACAGGGAGTTGTGAATGAGGAAGCGGCCGATTATGCCAAAAAACACGGCATGACCGTCGTGATGGACCGTTGCATCAAGGTGGATCATGCCTTGTTGGTGCGTTGA
- a CDS encoding DUF3907 family protein, which translates to MPAEQTKELCVLTREKLKEAKTMLESFLNYTSVPQLLEETDDREGMEEYYREFLSDLRHLSVACEIGYEKVSLVLRRAKFNQDFAEKVLSEIVHTCVYNFYYPRNEVYEEDGRYCYTSMDAISFRRKPAESLRQLVLTLSKIFEQLRDELEYYETDYITRVRMQKHITNVSSAT; encoded by the coding sequence ATGCCTGCCGAGCAGACCAAAGAGTTGTGTGTGTTGACTCGCGAAAAACTGAAAGAAGCCAAGACGATGTTGGAGTCCTTTCTGAACTACACCAGTGTTCCGCAGCTATTGGAAGAGACCGATGACCGAGAGGGGATGGAGGAATATTACCGGGAATTTCTGAGTGATCTCCGGCACCTGAGCGTAGCCTGCGAAATCGGTTATGAGAAGGTCAGCCTCGTTCTCCGTCGTGCCAAGTTTAATCAGGATTTCGCGGAAAAAGTCCTCAGCGAAATTGTGCACACATGTGTGTACAATTTCTACTATCCCCGGAACGAGGTGTACGAAGAGGACGGACGGTACTGCTACACCAGCATGGACGCGATTTCGTTTCGCAGGAAACCGGCGGAGTCGCTTAGGCAGCTCGTGCTGACACTATCCAAAATCTTTGAGCAGCTTCGTGATGAACTGGAATATTACGAGACGGACTACATCACGCGGGTGCGGATGCAGAAGCACATCACCAACGTATCATCCGCAACGTAA
- the nagA gene encoding N-acetylglucosamine-6-phosphate deacetylase encodes MEPLLPARPAGFSFLSVAEGRLTRYLQRVKLRENQVHPTGTGEVKGMVPSGEWSAICGRVVLADGILDDGMVVFQGERILYVGPYLEEYGKRGLVQKTTGFIWPGLIDVHVHGAGGADVMDGTPSSLRTMAKTLARHGVTGFLATTMTMDRPRLERALANVAAEAPRMREGAEILGVHLEGPWICPRHRGAQNPAYISDPRPEDAEWAWNASDGWLRWVTLAPERPGALELIQLFADRGVVVSAGHTGATYEEMQDAITAGVTHATHCFNAMTGLHHRQPGAVGAVLTDDRLTTEVIADGFHVHPAVIRLLAKVKDKDRLLLISDGIRAVGLPDGRYELGGLTVYAKEGKATLEDGGLAGSLLTMDAAVRNIARYAHIPLWKAVRMASLVPAKKLGLDDRMGSLEIGKWANIVMTDENCRVLRVWVKGRLIAEAEERE; translated from the coding sequence ATGGAACCCCTTTTGCCTGCCCGTCCGGCGGGCTTTTCTTTTTTATCCGTTGCAGAAGGTCGGTTGACGAGGTATCTTCAGCGGGTTAAGCTGAGAGAAAACCAAGTGCACCCTACGGGCACGGGTGAGGTGAAGGGAATGGTGCCTTCGGGCGAGTGGTCCGCCATATGCGGTCGTGTGGTGTTGGCGGATGGAATATTGGATGACGGAATGGTGGTCTTTCAAGGGGAACGAATTCTGTATGTAGGCCCGTACTTGGAGGAGTATGGGAAACGAGGACTTGTGCAAAAAACGACCGGGTTTATCTGGCCTGGCTTGATCGATGTACATGTTCACGGTGCGGGTGGGGCGGATGTGATGGACGGAACGCCGTCATCACTTCGCACCATGGCGAAAACATTGGCACGTCACGGGGTTACCGGCTTTTTGGCTACGACCATGACGATGGATCGCCCACGTCTGGAGAGGGCGTTGGCCAATGTTGCCGCAGAAGCTCCACGAATGCGAGAAGGGGCGGAAATATTGGGTGTCCATCTGGAAGGACCGTGGATTTGTCCGCGTCATCGTGGCGCGCAAAACCCGGCGTATATCTCAGATCCCCGACCGGAGGATGCTGAATGGGCGTGGAATGCCTCTGACGGATGGCTACGATGGGTGACACTGGCCCCGGAACGGCCGGGAGCGCTGGAGTTGATTCAGCTTTTTGCCGACCGCGGTGTGGTGGTTTCCGCCGGTCACACAGGTGCGACATATGAGGAAATGCAGGATGCCATCACTGCCGGGGTGACACACGCCACACACTGTTTCAATGCCATGACCGGTCTTCACCACCGTCAACCGGGGGCAGTCGGGGCGGTGTTGACGGATGATCGCTTGACAACGGAAGTGATCGCTGACGGTTTTCATGTTCATCCCGCAGTGATTCGCTTGTTGGCCAAGGTGAAGGATAAGGACCGTCTATTGCTTATCTCCGACGGTATCCGTGCCGTGGGGCTCCCGGATGGCAGATATGAGCTGGGCGGTTTGACCGTGTATGCCAAAGAAGGGAAAGCGACACTGGAGGACGGCGGATTGGCTGGAAGTTTGCTGACGATGGACGCAGCGGTTCGCAATATAGCACGTTACGCCCATATCCCCCTATGGAAAGCAGTCCGGATGGCATCCCTCGTACCGGCGAAAAAACTGGGATTGGATGATCGGATGGGCAGTCTGGAAATCGGGAAATGGGCCAATATCGTGATGACGGACGAAAATTGCCGGGTTCTTCGCGTATGGGTGAAGGGGCGCCTGATCGCAGAAGCGGAGGAAAGGGAGTGA
- a CDS encoding mandelate racemase/muconate lactonizing enzyme family protein — MQIKAVETYPLFWRLSESYGDANGWKNYRASMWFRICTASGLTGWGECTDWLPTLVKGFEDRVIPYLLGKSCLNRGELVTTVRKWHPRIAAGLSMALTEIVAKRAGLSVCDLWGGRRRNEVPVYASFQSYTDRPDWIDRSVHMVKQAVDEGGFGLVKVKVGGKPIKEDQQHIAALISTLRGAVKWAVDANQSYDLAAASQWIKVFSESDHWLWFEEPLPLDSVAAYRMLRSRCQIPIAGGENGSKPQRFLYWWHQGALDVIQPDPAHLGGVGNFLDTLRMARHLGVRVSPHAFDGILSRLYAVLAQSCLPPWSKMAGEEVEPVEWDAMENPLSNLLPVQPVGGRVRVPDGPGIGVEIEPRSLQQYVWDGTIYH, encoded by the coding sequence ATGCAAATCAAAGCGGTGGAAACTTACCCGTTGTTTTGGCGGCTCTCGGAGTCTTACGGTGATGCAAATGGATGGAAAAATTATCGGGCAAGTATGTGGTTTCGGATTTGTACCGCTTCCGGCCTCACGGGGTGGGGAGAGTGTACCGACTGGCTGCCCACATTGGTGAAGGGTTTCGAAGATCGTGTCATTCCTTATTTGCTTGGTAAAAGTTGTCTCAACCGCGGGGAGCTGGTGACCACCGTCCGCAAGTGGCATCCGCGCATCGCGGCGGGTCTCAGCATGGCGTTGACAGAGATCGTAGCCAAGCGGGCAGGGTTGTCAGTTTGCGATTTGTGGGGTGGGCGGAGGAGAAACGAGGTGCCGGTTTATGCCTCCTTCCAATCCTACACAGATCGGCCCGACTGGATTGACCGATCGGTTCACATGGTGAAACAAGCGGTGGACGAGGGCGGATTCGGTCTGGTCAAGGTAAAAGTAGGCGGAAAGCCGATCAAAGAGGATCAACAGCACATTGCCGCATTGATCTCCACCCTACGAGGAGCCGTGAAATGGGCGGTGGATGCCAATCAGAGTTACGATTTGGCTGCAGCCAGTCAGTGGATCAAAGTATTTAGCGAAAGCGATCACTGGTTGTGGTTTGAAGAACCGCTTCCATTGGATTCGGTTGCCGCTTACCGGATGCTCAGGTCTCGATGTCAGATTCCAATAGCAGGAGGAGAAAACGGTTCAAAACCGCAGCGCTTTCTATACTGGTGGCATCAGGGTGCCTTGGATGTCATCCAACCAGACCCGGCACATCTGGGTGGAGTGGGAAATTTCCTCGATACGCTCCGGATGGCCCGTCATCTCGGAGTGCGCGTGTCTCCGCACGCGTTTGACGGGATATTGTCCCGGCTATACGCCGTACTGGCGCAAAGCTGTCTCCCGCCATGGAGTAAAATGGCGGGCGAGGAGGTGGAGCCGGTGGAGTGGGATGCAATGGAGAATCCGTTATCAAACCTGTTGCCCGTTCAACCGGTCGGAGGACGGGTTCGCGTACCGGACGGCCCGGGGATCGGGGTGGAGATCGAACCTCGTTCACTTCAACAATATGTGTGGGACGGTACGATCTATCATTAG
- a CDS encoding sporulation protein YjcZ, with the protein MGYGYGYGYGFGIGLRRLLIFLLVIATIFVFAGVGFGY; encoded by the coding sequence ATGGGCTACGGCTACGGTTACGGCTACGGCTTCGGCATCGGCCTACGTCGACTGCTGATCTTCTTGCTGGTCATCGCCACCATCTTCGTCTTCGCCGGTGTCGGTTTCGGCTACTAA
- a CDS encoding sugar phosphate isomerase/epimerase family protein → MKVELDVYWLKKAGISEVEYIHRYAGRVPFIHLKDMEDAPDRFFAAVGSGLLDVGAVMSAGTEAGTEWFIVEQDACREGVSPMEEVKRSAAYLKAGGWLV, encoded by the coding sequence GTGAAGGTTGAACTGGATGTTTATTGGTTGAAAAAAGCGGGAATTTCGGAAGTCGAGTATATCCATCGCTATGCCGGTCGCGTACCGTTCATACATCTGAAAGATATGGAGGATGCACCTGATCGCTTTTTCGCCGCCGTCGGTTCCGGCCTACTCGATGTGGGGGCGGTGATGTCGGCCGGGACGGAAGCGGGGACAGAATGGTTTATCGTGGAACAGGATGCGTGCAGGGAAGGAGTTTCCCCAATGGAGGAAGTGAAACGGAGTGCGGCTTATCTCAAAGCCGGAGGATGGCTGGTATGA